GCGCGCCGGTAGCGTCCCGGTACCTGCAGCCCAGCTGGCGAGATCGGACTTCGACAGCGCTAGCCACCTGGCGGCAGGCATGCCGAATACCTGGCGCTCGCAGAAATCGGCGATGCGCGCCCGCGAACCGAGTCCCGCCCATTGGGCGATCACGTCGCTTGACCATGTCCCGCCGAACATTCGGGGAAAATCGATTAGCCAGCGCCGCAGCGTTTCGCGTGCAGCTTCGAGCTCGATCTGTTCGTCGTTCGTCGCGACCGGCGAAAAGGTGGGTTGTGAGGCCGCGAGCGCGCGCGCCGATGCTGCGCATTGCGCATGACGGCACAGCACGAGCATCGCGCCGACCACGGTTCGGGCGTCAGACGCATTCCGGCCGATCAGCAAACGCTCGACGGGCACGGGCGACCACCGGCCGACTACCGAGTGCACGCCTTCGTTGTCACCGTCGAGCGTGAGTGTCAGAACCGGAACTTGCAAGGGTGTCACGTCTGCAATCCAAACAGACATCGCCGGAACCGGTCGGGACGCTCCGGGTGTACTTGTGCGGAACCGTCGGGACCCACCTTCGGCTGTGCCACGCTCTCCGGCTCGAATAGCAGCCGCATCGTTTCCCAAGCGGTTACGAGCGCAGTCGCCTGATCGGCAAATTGTCGCGCAGGTGAAAAAAGCGAGCACATCCGGAACTCGCCGAGCGTATCGAGCCGCGCCGGCATGAACGGCATAATCCCGCCCGGCAGGGCGACTTCGGTCACGGCGTCGGCGCGCGTCGGCGGAAACGGTGCATCGGACTTCGGCAATTGCAGTAGATTGATGCCCCACGGCGTTACGAGCACGCCGATCCAGCTCGACTGCCACGGACGAAAAGCCACCGCAGCGACACGCAGGCGCGAATTCAAAAAGGGCAGGTCGCACATGCGGGTCTGTGCTATCTGCTCGAACGTGCCTTCGATCCGGTGCGTCAGGTCGGCGCTGAAAGACGATGCTGTGGGCGCCATGGCTTCAGTCTGGCAATAACATGAACTGATCGTGCGGGCCACCGCATACCGGGTATTTCCAGTATTGGGCAGATCGGCGAGCGGCGTGCCGGGCGAAACGTTCCAGATGGGATCGCCCTGTGCGGGATCGTAGACATGGTCGTCGCCGAGATAGCTGCCTTCGAACATCAGTCCTCCTCCAGCCATTTCACGATTTCGCGCAGATGCCGCAGCGAGTCCATAAGATCCTCGGCTGCCGCTATGACCATCTCGGGAATCAGGGCAATATTGAGTGTGTCCAGCAGAACCTTGTTAGATCCGTCGAAATAGCGCACACGCCACACGTGACGCCAAGTGGTGGCGATGACCGTGCACTTGCAGTAGCCAGTCGAGAAGATACTGACAGTACCCGCGCCCAACATGTTGTCGAGCCATGCAACATCCGCGGGCGTGACGGGTAACAGGCTGAAGTTAATGACGTGACTGCCCGCGCCGCGCCGGCTGACAGCCCTGGCTTGGGCGGCAGCGATTTCGCTGGCGATGGACGGCGCGCTCGTCAACTTGTGGCTCGACGTGTCCGGGATTGTGCCTTGCGTCGTGCCGCTGTGGCGCGCTTCGTAGAGGATCGCGGCCGGAATCGCGCCGATTTCGATCCGGTCGTCGATGCGCACGCCGTTCGCGCTGTCGACGATGATCCGCCAGATACCCGGGTACCGGCATTCCTGAATGCGGACGAGCGCGCCGGCATGGGCTCGTGTTCCGCGACTCGACACAACTCGCGCCGACACCTCGCCTTCGCCCATGATCTGAGCGAGCAGTCGATGCGCGTCGGCACCCAATGTGCCGACCCGGAAGACGAGTGGGTGCGCGGGCGACGGATTTCCATCAAGCGCGGTGACCATGGCGCGCAACAGCGCCAGCACGTCGCCCGCGCCGTGCTCAGGCGTAGCCGTCGTGCGCCAGATTTCGCTCGTGGAGGGCAGCGGCAGGCACGACCAGTTATCGGGTTCGGGCAGCGAGCCGGGACCAGCCGCCCTTATGATCGAAACAGGGAACGGGCGGCTCATGATCGGGCTCCGTACACGGAGAGTTGGATCGGTACCGGCTGGGGCAGCTCAGTGCGAATGCGTGTAAAGCACTGCAGATAATCCTCCCGGTCGCGCAGTCCTTCGATCGCGCCAAGGTAGCACCCTTCACGCAGGAATATCAGCGCCGGGCGACGCAGCACGCCAAAGCGATTCGCGATCGCTGCGCTTGCCGGCGGGGTGGCAAAGGCCGCGCGGAACGAGTCTGGCCCGAACTGGCGCACTATTTCGGGCAGGACCACCGTCAAGTCGAGAAATTCGGAATGCCGTGCCGGATTGCCGAGCGGAAGCGTGACGAGGGGAGTGCGGGCGCCGACGGCGATGCGGTCAAACGTATTGTTCTGCTGTTCCAGAAAGCCCTGTTTGAGCAGAAGTTCGCGCAGGCACTCAAGCATCGGCGCGGCGGATGTGCGCAGTGTTGTCATCGCGTAATGTTCTCGCGTAAATGCGTTGGCAACTCTGGCTCGCGATCGGCCAGATCTGCAAAGTAGGCGTCAAGACCGCTTTCGCCGTGGGCGATCGCATCGAGCGAGGCGAGGGCCGATTCGATGTCGCGTGCGCGCGCCTCATCAATCACCTCGCGCGCCGCGCCGAGGAACGTCAACACCCACGTATCGGGAGCAAGCGGTCCCGTAAGCGACAGGTCGACCATACAAGGTCCGTTGCGGCTTTCGCATTGCGCGCGCAGACCGTTGGCGCGTCGCACGCGTGCAGGAATACCGACGCACATCAGCACGGTTCCGAAGGATGCCAGAAGCGCGTGTCGCCGTGCCGGTTCGCGCTATGCGGCGATGGACGTTCGCCCTCATAGCGGGACAGCGCAAGACCGTTGGCGTTCAACGACGAAACTAGCGCATCGCAGTCAGCGTGTGTAACGGGGGATGCACCCCACCGCCGCAGCCATTCGCACGCTACCGCAATGGCGGGCTCGATCTGGGCACGGACGGCTGGACGCAGACTGCCGCCGAAATCATCTAGTTCGACCGGCTGAACACCGATCAGCACCACATTGTCGGGGTAATTGCCTCTGAGCTGCGCGCAGGCGAGCACATCCGAAAAGCCGGCCTGATGCAAACTCAACTTGCGGGCGCTCAGGCAGGCGGGTACCGCGTCGCCTTCCCGCACGGCGAGCGTGCCCGGCTTCAGACCGAAATCAACTGCATCAAACACGATGAGCCGGTCCGCCGATTCAACGAACGGCAATAACGCGAGCCCCTGCGTACCGCCATCCACCAGGTCCACATGCTCCGGCCATTGCCAACGCGCGTTGAGTCGTTCCACCGCCCGAACACCGAAGCCTTCGTCCGCCCACAGCACGTTGCCGATGCCGAGCACGACGATATGGGGCAGGGTGTGTGCCGTCGTTGTTGCCATCGGTCAGTTCTTGAACATCCGGAAGCCGCTGACCATCGTGGAGATCATGCTTTGTTTCGACATGACGTCTTCGCGAATTGCGGCATAGACGTGAATCATCACGAACAGCACTATGCTCCACATGCCGAGCCGGTGCCAGCTGTGCAACGACAGGCTGTCTCCGCCGTGCGCCGCGATCGTCCAACCGAGCAGGCGAGAGGCCCAACTATCATTGCCAAGACCTTCGCCGTACAAGGCAAAGCCGCTGACGCTCGTCAATATAGCCACAATAAAAAAGCCAAACATCGCGATCTGGCCGAGCGGATTGTGGCCGACATACTTGCACGGATAGCGTGCAAGGAACAGATGCCAGCGCAATTCGTAGAGCAACTCTCTCCACCACTGGGTGTCCCAGACGGGCACGACAAAAATCTCTCGCGCAAACGCGTTGCCGAAGAACGTGAAGCAAACGCGGAAGACCAGGCCGACCGCGAGTACATAGCCCGCGCAGAAGTGCCCGAAGCGGATATAACCCATCAGGAAATGAGCATCAGTTTCGCCCGGCAGCGTCGGAAGCGGCTTTCCGACGAAATAACCAGTAGTGCAGAGCACTATTACCGACAGAACCGTTAACCAATGCCACAGCCGCACCGGCACCTCATATACATAGACCGACGTAATCCGCCTGCTGTCGAGCTGCGAAGGGGCGTTGCCGTCAAAACCATAGGTCTTCATATGCTGGTTCCTAGACATCGTTGCCTGGCCGTCTCAGCGCACCGTGACGTTGACGTGTTCTTCGCCGGCAGGTCCGATGACATGGGTGGAGCACGCAAGACATGGATCGAAGCTGTGCAGCGTGCGCAGGATCTCCAGGGGCTCGTCGGGACGGGCCATCTTCGTCTGAATCAGGCTCGCCTCGAATGCGCCAATCCGCCCCACTTCATCGCGAGGACTCCCGTTCCACGTCGTCGGCACAATGCATTGATAGCTGTCGATCTTCGTGTCGCGGATCTTCAGCCAGTGGCCCAGCGCGCCACGTGGTGCTTCGGTGAACCCCACTCCGCGTACGGTCGACGGCCATGTCGACGGCTGCCATTTGTCGACATTTGCCGTCGATATGTCACCGGCCTTTATGTTGGCCATCAGCCGCTCGAAGAAGTACTTCATTTTGTACGCGGCCCACTGACCTTCGAGTGCACGGGCCGCGGTGCGGCCGAGCGTCGAGTTCAGCGCGGCGAGCGGCACATCGAGCCGCCGGAGGAGGGCATCGACCGTCTCGCGGATGTCCGTGCGCTTCTGATGATAGCCGATCAGGTAACGCGCAAGCGGACCGACCTCCATCGGGTGACCACGCCAGCGCGGTGCCTTGATCCACGAGTACTTGCCCGACTCGTCAATCTGCTTGATCCTCGTTTTACTTCCCCGCGTCGCCTTGCCGAGTTCGAAGTGCGGTTCGGTCTGACCGTCATACGGGTGCAGGCCGTGCGTGCCCTCGGGATAGCAGTACCAAGAGTGCGCGACAAACTCTTGGATTTCATCGGGATTGCAGAGGTCCACATCGTGGATCTCGTTGAAGTTGCCGTTGATCACCGCGCCGCGCGGCACGAGCAGACTTTGGGCGCTGTAGTCGTTTGCGTGGTCGGGAAAGTCGCCGTACGACAACACAGATTGCGAGGACAATCCGCCACCGATCGAACCCCAGTCCTTGTAAAAACCGGCGATTGCGATCACGTCCGGCAGATAGACCTGATCATAGAACTTGATCGTCTCATCGATGATTCGAGAAACGAGATTCAGACGCTCCATGTTGATTGCGCCTACCGCCCCTACGTCGTCGATGTTGATTGCACAGGGCATGCCCCCGACGAGCCAGTTCGGGTGCGGGTTCTTGCCTCCGAATACCGTATGGACCTTG
This is a stretch of genomic DNA from Paraburkholderia phymatum STM815. It encodes these proteins:
- the hybE gene encoding [NiFe]-hydrogenase assembly chaperone HybE, whose protein sequence is MFEGSYLGDDHVYDPAQGDPIWNVSPGTPLADLPNTGNTRYAVARTISSCYCQTEAMAPTASSFSADLTHRIEGTFEQIAQTRMCDLPFLNSRLRVAAVAFRPWQSSWIGVLVTPWGINLLQLPKSDAPFPPTRADAVTEVALPGGIMPFMPARLDTLGEFRMCSLFSPARQFADQATALVTAWETMRLLFEPESVAQPKVGPDGSAQVHPERPDRFRRCLFGLQT
- a CDS encoding hydrogenase expression/formation protein, yielding MSRPFPVSIIRAAGPGSLPEPDNWSCLPLPSTSEIWRTTATPEHGAGDVLALLRAMVTALDGNPSPAHPLVFRVGTLGADAHRLLAQIMGEGEVSARVVSSRGTRAHAGALVRIQECRYPGIWRIIVDSANGVRIDDRIEIGAIPAAILYEARHSGTTQGTIPDTSSHKLTSAPSIASEIAAAQARAVSRRGAGSHVINFSLLPVTPADVAWLDNMLGAGTVSIFSTGYCKCTVIATTWRHVWRVRYFDGSNKVLLDTLNIALIPEMVIAAAEDLMDSLRHLREIVKWLEED
- a CDS encoding thioredoxin domain-containing protein, which translates into the protein MTTLRTSAAPMLECLRELLLKQGFLEQQNNTFDRIAVGARTPLVTLPLGNPARHSEFLDLTVVLPEIVRQFGPDSFRAAFATPPASAAIANRFGVLRRPALIFLREGCYLGAIEGLRDREDYLQCFTRIRTELPQPVPIQLSVYGARS
- a CDS encoding HypC/HybG/HupF family hydrogenase formation chaperone: MCVGIPARVRRANGLRAQCESRNGPCMVDLSLTGPLAPDTWVLTFLGAAREVIDEARARDIESALASLDAIAHGESGLDAYFADLADREPELPTHLRENITR
- a CDS encoding HyaD/HybD family hydrogenase maturation endopeptidase; its protein translation is MATTTAHTLPHIVVLGIGNVLWADEGFGVRAVERLNARWQWPEHVDLVDGGTQGLALLPFVESADRLIVFDAVDFGLKPGTLAVREGDAVPACLSARKLSLHQAGFSDVLACAQLRGNYPDNVVLIGVQPVELDDFGGSLRPAVRAQIEPAIAVACEWLRRWGASPVTHADCDALVSSLNANGLALSRYEGERPSPHSANRHGDTRFWHPSEPC
- the cybH gene encoding Ni/Fe-hydrogenase, b-type cytochrome subunit; its protein translation is MKTYGFDGNAPSQLDSRRITSVYVYEVPVRLWHWLTVLSVIVLCTTGYFVGKPLPTLPGETDAHFLMGYIRFGHFCAGYVLAVGLVFRVCFTFFGNAFAREIFVVPVWDTQWWRELLYELRWHLFLARYPCKYVGHNPLGQIAMFGFFIVAILTSVSGFALYGEGLGNDSWASRLLGWTIAAHGGDSLSLHSWHRLGMWSIVLFVMIHVYAAIREDVMSKQSMISTMVSGFRMFKN
- a CDS encoding nickel-dependent hydrogenase large subunit, whose translation is MSYQTQGFTLDNTGRRVVVDPITRIEGHMRCEVNLDSNNVITNAVSTGTMWRGLEVILKGRDPRDAWAFVERICGVCTGAHALTSVRAVESALNIPIPDNANLIRNLMQATLWAHDHLVHFYHLHALDWVDVVSALQADTKRTSELAQSISDWPLSSPGYFRDLQSRLKRFIESGQLGPFRNGYWGHPAYRLPPDANLMAVAHYLEALDFQKEIVKVHTVFGGKNPHPNWLVGGMPCAINIDDVGAVGAINMERLNLVSRIIDETIKFYDQVYLPDVIAIAGFYKDWGSIGGGLSSQSVLSYGDFPDHANDYSAQSLLVPRGAVINGNFNEIHDVDLCNPDEIQEFVAHSWYCYPEGTHGLHPYDGQTEPHFELGKATRGSKTRIKQIDESGKYSWIKAPRWRGHPMEVGPLARYLIGYHQKRTDIRETVDALLRRLDVPLAALNSTLGRTAARALEGQWAAYKMKYFFERLMANIKAGDISTANVDKWQPSTWPSTVRGVGFTEAPRGALGHWLKIRDTKIDSYQCIVPTTWNGSPRDEVGRIGAFEASLIQTKMARPDEPLEILRTLHSFDPCLACSTHVIGPAGEEHVNVTVR